From Pseudarthrobacter equi, a single genomic window includes:
- the recR gene encoding recombination mediator RecR, with amino-acid sequence MYEGAVQELIDELGRLPGVGPKSAQRLAFHILEADPQDMKRLVEAITTVKDRVKFCTVCGNVTEQELCNICRDPRRDPAIICVVEESKDVLAVERTRSFRGRYHVLGGAINPIAGVGPEQLRIRELLTRLNDGAIQEVIIATDPNLEGEATATYLARMLKTIGIAVTRLASGLPVGGDLEYADEVTLGRAFEGRRNALS; translated from the coding sequence GTGTACGAAGGTGCGGTCCAGGAGCTTATCGACGAGCTCGGACGCCTTCCGGGAGTCGGTCCCAAGTCGGCGCAGCGGCTGGCATTCCACATCCTTGAAGCAGATCCACAGGACATGAAGCGGCTGGTGGAAGCCATCACCACGGTCAAGGACCGGGTCAAGTTCTGCACGGTCTGCGGCAACGTCACGGAGCAGGAGCTCTGCAACATCTGCCGCGACCCGCGCCGCGATCCCGCCATCATCTGCGTGGTGGAGGAGTCCAAGGATGTCCTCGCGGTGGAACGTACGCGCTCGTTCCGCGGGCGGTACCACGTGCTGGGCGGAGCCATCAATCCGATTGCCGGCGTCGGCCCCGAACAGCTGCGGATCCGTGAGCTGCTCACCCGGCTGAACGACGGCGCCATCCAGGAAGTCATCATCGCCACCGACCCCAACCTGGAGGGCGAGGCTACAGCCACCTACCTGGCGAGGATGCTCAAAACCATCGGGATTGCTGTCACCAGGTTGGCCTCCGGGCTGCCCGTCGGCGGCGACCTGGAGTACGCGGACGAGGTCACGCTGGGCCGCGCGTTCGAGGGCCGGCGGAACGCCCTGAGCTAA
- a CDS encoding DNA polymerase III subunit gamma and tau: MSARIGRVFPVTVTTALYRRYRPDSFADVIGQEHVTGPLMTALRKNRVNHAYLFSGPRGCGKTTSARILARCLNCAEGPTDTPCGVCPSCVELARGGSGSLDVIEIDAASHGGVDDARDLRERATYAPVRDRYKIFIIDEAHMVTSAGFNALLKIVEEPPEHIKFIFATTEPDKVIGTIRSRTHHYPFRLVPPEPLMAYLELLCNQENVPVAPGVLSLVIRAGGGSVRDSLSVLDQLMAGAGPNGLDYELAVALLGYTHASLLDDVVEAVAASDAATVFRAVDRVIQTGHDPRRFVEDLLERFRDLIIVQAMPESAQVILRGMPADQIARLQNQAHNLGAAELSRAADVTNTALTEMTGATSPRLHLELLCARILLPSSEQNERGIAARIDRVERRLNYSGNDAGAATGQGASAALGAGSAPHAPAATRIPAATQAGAAGGGQASETHAPAAQSHTAQSPAAQAAAGHAPAEQAHTGQAQAPQAPSAHDPAAGTPEQTPKAPIASAQPQAGPDSPSLPATGESSPRTTQGAPGTGTADGRPPLTPPRVSTNDWPVDQPGNERQPGSSTSPVQPAAGRPAPTSGPAAAVQGAPEQAQPASSSATQDASAPAGSAHTSHGRGDATAGAGSTGSAGQNAPRVTAAPGGPAGMGDVEVLRRAWPDVLQTLSKIKRSTWALVEPNAQVSAFDGSVLTLAFATSGLAGAFGRADHSDNLRQAIHKTVGIDCQINAVAAGAGQASAEPNPKAPASQVATANEVPTANQVATANQVAIASQAAPASQVAPASSADVAWGLAPAPTPAPAVEPADAGGRPGHSAPSSQPTRTGSSAVPAGTGAAQAAEHAEAVPTPPSSQDQAQGARADAPAPGSHAAGSHAPGNHGAAGNPSGPTPSGAGTAGSAPARSAVNSPAGSAAPSGTSAAAGGDPYAALAGDYSYSDDDWGPPRDEDAPPLEEEPPMDWAPSPAKGSNPAPAPGPASTPTPGSSPAPASSQAPAASPVVEAPQRASGTADGAHDPWTRAVEQAPGVWVVGTESNVGAPPVASGASAELDNPSRPAGVTAVTSTPHYEPATAQVPPSIPVTPAAGPVRTTVPGEAPLAPVAATTPAAAPSAPVAATTSAPAPPAPASPEPQQAREYAMASSAPASAPSPALATAPASAAAAATRQSLYQRLSNSPEAEAGRAKAPARAAAAAATAAATYVQDIPSADDETIEESGVFGRAAVERILGGKLIEERSPDGSPLAPRY, translated from the coding sequence ATGTCGGCCCGGATTGGTAGGGTTTTTCCTGTGACAGTTACTACCGCTCTCTACCGCAGATACCGTCCCGATTCGTTCGCAGACGTTATCGGGCAGGAGCATGTCACCGGACCACTGATGACGGCTTTGCGCAAGAACCGCGTCAACCATGCCTACCTGTTTTCCGGCCCCAGGGGCTGCGGCAAAACCACCTCCGCCCGCATCCTGGCCCGCTGCCTGAACTGTGCCGAGGGCCCCACCGACACCCCCTGCGGCGTGTGCCCCAGCTGTGTTGAACTGGCCCGCGGCGGCTCCGGCTCCCTCGATGTGATCGAGATTGACGCGGCCAGCCACGGCGGTGTGGATGATGCCCGCGACCTCCGTGAACGCGCCACCTACGCCCCGGTCCGCGACCGCTACAAGATCTTCATCATCGACGAAGCGCACATGGTCACCTCGGCCGGCTTCAACGCCCTGCTGAAAATCGTCGAAGAGCCGCCGGAACACATCAAGTTCATCTTCGCCACCACGGAACCGGACAAGGTCATTGGCACCATCCGCTCCCGCACTCACCACTACCCATTCCGGCTGGTTCCGCCCGAGCCGCTGATGGCTTACCTTGAGCTGCTGTGCAACCAGGAGAACGTCCCGGTTGCCCCCGGTGTCCTGTCCCTGGTGATCCGCGCCGGCGGCGGTTCCGTCCGTGACTCCCTGTCCGTCCTGGACCAGCTCATGGCGGGCGCAGGTCCGAACGGGCTCGACTACGAACTCGCGGTTGCGCTGCTCGGCTACACGCACGCTTCCCTCCTGGACGATGTTGTGGAGGCCGTTGCCGCCTCGGACGCAGCCACCGTTTTCCGCGCGGTGGACCGCGTCATCCAAACCGGGCATGACCCGCGGCGCTTCGTTGAGGACCTGCTGGAGCGTTTCCGCGACCTGATCATCGTCCAGGCCATGCCGGAGAGCGCCCAGGTCATCCTGCGCGGGATGCCCGCGGACCAGATCGCCCGGCTGCAGAACCAGGCCCACAACCTTGGCGCAGCGGAGCTGTCCCGCGCTGCCGATGTCACCAACACGGCGCTGACCGAGATGACAGGTGCCACGTCTCCGCGGCTGCACCTGGAACTGCTCTGCGCCCGGATCCTATTGCCAAGTTCGGAACAGAATGAACGCGGCATTGCTGCGCGCATCGACCGCGTCGAGCGGCGGCTGAACTACTCCGGGAACGACGCCGGTGCTGCCACCGGCCAGGGTGCCAGCGCCGCGCTGGGTGCCGGCTCGGCACCACACGCCCCTGCAGCTACCCGGATTCCGGCGGCAACGCAGGCTGGCGCTGCCGGCGGCGGCCAGGCATCCGAGACCCACGCTCCCGCGGCCCAGTCCCACACAGCCCAGTCCCCCGCCGCTCAGGCCGCAGCTGGCCATGCTCCCGCTGAGCAGGCTCATACGGGCCAGGCTCAGGCACCGCAGGCCCCTTCAGCGCATGACCCTGCAGCCGGGACTCCGGAGCAGACTCCCAAGGCCCCCATCGCGTCGGCCCAGCCGCAGGCTGGCCCAGATTCACCTTCCCTCCCTGCAACAGGGGAATCTTCGCCCAGGACAACTCAAGGCGCTCCGGGTACAGGGACCGCGGACGGCCGCCCGCCGCTGACGCCCCCGCGCGTGAGCACCAACGACTGGCCCGTGGATCAGCCTGGCAACGAACGCCAACCGGGCAGCAGCACCTCTCCGGTCCAGCCTGCTGCAGGCCGCCCGGCGCCCACGTCAGGACCTGCCGCTGCGGTGCAGGGCGCTCCGGAGCAGGCTCAGCCCGCTTCGTCCTCCGCAACGCAGGACGCATCTGCCCCGGCAGGTTCAGCTCACACGTCGCACGGTCGCGGCGACGCCACTGCTGGCGCCGGCAGCACTGGCAGTGCCGGACAGAACGCGCCACGCGTTACTGCGGCCCCTGGCGGCCCGGCAGGCATGGGCGATGTTGAAGTCCTTCGCCGTGCGTGGCCAGACGTGCTGCAGACCCTGTCCAAAATCAAGCGCAGCACCTGGGCGCTGGTGGAACCGAACGCCCAGGTCAGCGCCTTCGATGGCAGCGTCCTCACGCTCGCTTTCGCAACGTCCGGTCTCGCCGGTGCCTTCGGGCGGGCGGACCACTCCGACAACCTCCGCCAGGCGATCCACAAAACGGTGGGCATCGACTGCCAGATCAATGCAGTGGCGGCCGGCGCAGGCCAAGCGAGCGCTGAACCAAACCCAAAAGCACCCGCCAGCCAGGTAGCTACGGCCAATGAGGTACCCACGGCCAATCAGGTGGCTACTGCCAACCAGGTAGCTATCGCGAGCCAGGCGGCTCCGGCCAGCCAAGTAGCACCGGCCAGCTCAGCTGACGTTGCCTGGGGCCTCGCCCCGGCGCCCACACCAGCACCAGCGGTTGAACCTGCCGATGCCGGAGGGCGTCCAGGCCACAGCGCGCCATCCTCGCAGCCAACCCGCACCGGTTCCTCCGCTGTGCCCGCGGGGACCGGCGCAGCGCAGGCGGCCGAACACGCAGAAGCAGTCCCCACGCCGCCATCGTCGCAGGACCAGGCACAGGGTGCACGGGCCGATGCCCCGGCACCGGGCAGCCACGCAGCCGGCAGCCACGCCCCAGGTAATCACGGCGCCGCCGGCAACCCCAGCGGGCCCACACCGTCCGGCGCAGGCACAGCCGGGAGCGCCCCGGCACGTTCTGCCGTCAACAGTCCCGCCGGCTCCGCCGCACCTTCAGGTACCAGCGCCGCCGCCGGAGGGGACCCCTATGCGGCCCTTGCAGGTGACTACTCCTACTCAGACGACGACTGGGGACCGCCGAGGGACGAGGACGCTCCCCCGCTGGAAGAAGAACCTCCCATGGACTGGGCACCCTCGCCCGCGAAGGGAAGCAATCCAGCGCCAGCACCGGGCCCCGCGTCCACCCCAACACCGGGATCCTCACCGGCGCCCGCGTCTTCACAGGCACCAGCGGCATCCCCCGTCGTGGAAGCCCCGCAGCGGGCTTCAGGCACAGCAGACGGCGCTCACGACCCCTGGACCCGGGCTGTGGAACAGGCACCCGGCGTCTGGGTTGTGGGGACGGAAAGCAACGTGGGAGCCCCTCCCGTCGCAAGCGGGGCCAGTGCGGAACTGGACAACCCGTCCAGGCCCGCAGGTGTCACGGCTGTGACCAGCACCCCGCACTACGAGCCCGCCACGGCTCAGGTCCCACCGTCCATCCCTGTTACTCCCGCCGCCGGACCGGTCCGCACCACCGTTCCAGGGGAAGCACCGTTGGCACCCGTGGCGGCCACAACGCCGGCAGCAGCACCGTCGGCACCAGTGGCAGCCACAACATCGGCACCAGCGCCGCCGGCACCGGCAAGCCCGGAACCGCAGCAGGCCCGCGAGTACGCCATGGCATCCTCCGCACCGGCATCCGCACCTTCGCCAGCCCTTGCCACCGCACCGGCGTCTGCCGCTGCCGCCGCGACACGCCAAAGCCTCTACCAAAGGCTTTCCAACAGCCCGGAAGCCGAAGCCGGACGTGCCAAGGCCCCCGCACGGGCGGCCGCCGCAGCGGCCACCGCAGCGGCCACTTATGTGCAGGACATTCCCAGCGCGGACGACGAAACCATCGAGGAGTCGGGCGTCTTCGGACGCGCTGCCGTGGAACGTATTCTGGGCGGAAAGCTGATCGAAGAACGCTCGCCGGACGGCAGCCCCCTGGCTCCGCGCTACTGA
- a CDS encoding oxygenase MpaB family protein: MRSFLRKWQGEIRKTFTGRSDAPPDWAVRLEEGDDAGYHHPGSAVWAVHGSMSPIVAGIRTLLMQSLHPGALAGVHEHSNFREDPLGRLAHTIRWIFTVTYGSREAAEEASGRVRRLHVPVRGTYDGNDGQAHSYSANDPHLAGWIHIAFTDAFLASHKIWGGPVPGGPDAYVREWAQAGSLMGVDRPPLTEAEMRAELDRWYESGQLRADHRVAETVEFIRKAPLHPMLRPGYRVLFAGAVYSLEPRYREMLGLSVPRLGPFPLPVRLATKAVLGVVRLTLGPRGPSEIAARARLLRLGMAAPDA, encoded by the coding sequence ATGCGGAGCTTTCTTCGGAAGTGGCAAGGCGAAATCAGGAAGACGTTCACCGGAAGGTCGGACGCCCCTCCGGACTGGGCCGTGCGGCTCGAGGAGGGGGACGACGCCGGATACCACCACCCCGGTTCCGCCGTGTGGGCAGTCCACGGCTCCATGTCCCCTATCGTGGCCGGAATCCGGACGCTCCTGATGCAGTCGCTCCATCCGGGGGCGTTGGCGGGTGTCCACGAGCACTCGAACTTCCGGGAGGACCCGCTGGGCCGCCTTGCCCACACGATCCGCTGGATCTTCACGGTGACCTACGGTTCAAGGGAAGCCGCCGAAGAAGCCTCGGGCAGAGTCCGCCGCCTGCATGTGCCCGTGCGCGGGACCTATGACGGCAACGATGGCCAAGCCCACAGTTACAGCGCCAATGATCCCCACCTTGCCGGCTGGATCCACATCGCCTTCACGGACGCGTTCCTGGCCTCCCACAAAATCTGGGGTGGGCCTGTCCCGGGAGGCCCCGACGCCTATGTCCGTGAGTGGGCCCAGGCCGGCAGTTTGATGGGCGTCGACCGGCCACCCTTGACGGAGGCTGAGATGCGGGCCGAACTGGACCGCTGGTACGAAAGCGGCCAGCTGCGCGCGGACCATCGGGTCGCCGAGACGGTGGAGTTCATCCGAAAGGCTCCATTGCACCCGATGCTGCGGCCCGGCTATCGTGTTCTCTTTGCCGGCGCCGTGTACAGCCTCGAGCCCCGGTACCGCGAGATGCTGGGGCTCTCTGTCCCGCGGCTGGGCCCCTTCCCGCTGCCGGTGAGGCTGGCGACCAAAGCCGTCCTCGGCGTCGTACGCCTCACGCTTGGTCCCCGTGGACCGAGCGAGATTGCAGCGCGGGCGCGTCTGCTCCGGCTGGGAATGGCAGCACCGGACGCCTGA
- a CDS encoding MSCRAMM family adhesin SdrC, with amino-acid sequence MDHTFRGGSGSVGRPGGNHGDDDAPHHCVSVTFPVGDAGPHRDSPAAAGCSPGTVAYALTQSDANAYACSDTDTDTGAESVGTGRNSQPDAGTFALTWPDAYAQAHSDTNAHAYPVANTYGNAHAFTRSVAEPDAHYYASANSNAASDAGPYTGAHSDSHPDDVCPDADSTSAVVRAAQPGADLHRHSDPHRRSHPNAAALRHLACNGPLGRQFLGPGRTKPLARTGNTQPRPVPWAVGNEAPAWTTT; translated from the coding sequence GTGGACCATACCTTTAGGGGTGGGAGCGGATCCGTCGGCCGGCCAGGAGGAAACCACGGCGACGACGACGCCCCCCACCACTGCGTCTCCGTCACCTTTCCCGTCGGTGACGCCGGGCCCCACAGGGACAGTCCTGCCGCCGCCGGGTGCTCCCCAGGTACCGTCGCCTACGCCCTCACCCAGTCCGACGCAAACGCCTACGCCTGCTCCGACACCGACACCGACACCGGCGCCGAGTCCGTCGGCACCGGCCGCAACTCCCAGCCCGACGCCGGCACCTTCGCCCTCACCTGGCCCGACGCATACGCCCAGGCCCACTCCGACACCAACGCCCACGCCTACCCCGTCGCCAACACCTACGGCAACGCCCACGCCTTCACCCGCTCCGTCGCCGAGCCCGACGCCCACTACTACGCCAGTGCCAACTCCAACGCCGCCTCCGACGCCGGTCCCTACACTGGCGCCCACTCCGACTCCCACCCCGACGACGTCTGCCCTGACGCCGACAGCACCTCCGCCGTCGTCCGCGCCGCCCAGCCCGGTGCCGACCTCCACCGCCACTCTGACCCCCACCGTCGCTCCCACCCCAACGCCGCTGCCCTCCGCCACCTTGCCTGCAACGGACCCCTAGGCCGGCAGTTCCTCGGGCCCGGCCGGACCAAACCCCTCGCACGTACAGGAAACACGCAGCCGCGACCAGTACCGTGGGCGGTTGGCAACGAAGCACCGGCATGGACAACTACCTGA
- a CDS encoding glutathione peroxidase, producing MDNYLRTQRVAPLYPIHLTLNDGTTTEFARFKGNVVLVVNVASNCGFTSQYAGLEALYGKFRDRGFEILGVPCNQFAGQEPGSDSEIAEFCERNFGVSFPLTTKADVRGKNQHPLYAELTKFKTGILPGLVKWNFEKFLVNRDGDVVARFAPTVEPDSAEVIDAIEKALG from the coding sequence ATGGACAACTACCTGAGGACGCAACGCGTGGCACCCCTGTACCCAATTCACCTGACCCTGAACGATGGCACCACCACCGAGTTTGCCCGGTTCAAAGGGAACGTGGTTCTAGTAGTCAACGTTGCTTCGAACTGTGGTTTCACGTCGCAGTACGCGGGCCTGGAAGCCCTGTACGGCAAGTTCCGCGACCGGGGATTCGAGATCCTGGGCGTCCCCTGCAACCAGTTCGCGGGCCAGGAACCGGGCAGTGACAGTGAGATCGCAGAGTTCTGCGAGCGAAACTTCGGTGTCTCCTTCCCGCTGACCACCAAGGCCGATGTGCGCGGCAAGAACCAGCACCCGCTCTACGCCGAACTGACCAAGTTCAAGACGGGGATCCTGCCGGGACTGGTGAAGTGGAACTTCGAGAAGTTCCTGGTCAACCGCGACGGCGACGTGGTTGCGCGTTTCGCACCCACCGTGGAGCCGGATTCGGCGGAGGTCATCGACGCGATTGAAAAAGCACTCGGCTGA